In the Papio anubis isolate 15944 chromosome 3, Panubis1.0, whole genome shotgun sequence genome, GCAGTAATTACGATATTAAACACCAAAAcagccagcattttgggaggctgaggcaggagaatggcttgagcccaggagttcaagaccagcctgaccaacatagcaagatcctgttgctagaaaaaaaaaaaatacaaaaagtagttgcGCATGGTAGTGctcacctatagttccagctatttgggaggctatagggggaggatcacttgagttcaggaatttagGTTTCATTGTTACACTGTAATGAGTATTAGGATATTGGTCTATAACTTAGTCAAACGTAACGTTAACATCACTCGTAATATAGCTATGTCTCTACcactgttttgcttttgtttgtttgtttttgagacggggtctgtgttgcccaggctggagtgcagcggtgaaatcatggctcactacagccttgatctcccaggttcagtgatcctcctgcctcagcttccttagtaggtgggactacaggcatgtgctaccacgcccagctaattatttttatttatttattttttttttctgagacaaagtctcgctcttgtcccccaggctggagtgtgatggcacaatcaaggctcactgcaacctctgcctcccgggttcaagagattctcctgcctcagcctcccgagtagctgagattacaggcacttgccaccacacccggctaatttttgtatttttagtagagacagggtttcaccatgttggccaggctggactctaactcctgacctcaactgatctgcctgcctcggcctcccaaagtactgggattataggtgtgagccaccgtgcccagccaatttcagacagggtcccactatgctacccaggctggtctcaaactcctgggctcaagcaatcctcctgccttggcctcccaaagagatggtattataggcatgagccaccacatccagccagagTCATTatttaatgggcaaaagatttgtcCCTTTGAAGCAAAGTATAACATAACGAAGTTCTAATATAAAGAGCTACAATAATACAGTCTACTAGAAAAACTAAACATATTAGATACACCTAAGCACCCAAAGAAAGTCATGGATTTCTATGCTCAAACAAGGTCACATGATTTATCAAGCACTATGTCTTAATTCTTCTACTTTATGTAATTTAACAACATTTATCAAACTTTTAAAGATTAGATAGAAATAGAATTTCATTAGATCTATAATCTATTTCTACTACTATCACTATTATTTTTGTACCACTGTTTATGCTTTGTATAAGGCGCTAGTATCTCACTTTGACTAATATAGCCTTGATTATTAAttccaaaacatttaaaaataaaaagtaccgTAGAGTGGCTTCAGCAAATATCTGACGTAACTTTGCTTCAGTCTCACCATAGAATctataacaaataaaatgtatttaaagaccatttcttattgtttttaaagCTTTGTCATACTTAAAAttagtttcaaaaattattttccaaacaattattaagaagcaaaatatttcaatgtaCAAAATATCAGACAGAATACCACACAATCATTTCTAAAAACcatgttttagaaatatattgtttACTCTATTAAAACATGTACTTACTTGCTTATAATTTCAGGACCATTAATTACAGAAACATAGGCTCCAACTTCATTAGCAACAGCCCTGGCGATCATTGTTTTTCCAGTACCTGGAGGACCATAAAGTAACACTCCTCTAGGGGCAGGAATTCctggaagaaaaagtagaaaacactAGATTCACCATCACCAGGTTTCTTATAAATGTAAGAAGTTCAAACATGAGttataaaatttaactttacCTTGCATCACAAGGAGTCAAGAGTTTTTTCTCCCCCTCCAGAAAGATGTACTAACTAGCCCAAACACTGATCCCCAGCAACGACTTTCTCTCTCTGTAGACCACAGAACAGAAGCAGCatgtgggttaaaaaaaaaaaaaaaaaaaaaaaaaggccgggcacggtggctcacgcctgtaatcccagcacttcgggaggctgaggcgggtggatcacgaggtcaggagatcaagaccatcctggcgaacacggtgaaaccccgtctctactaaaaaatacaaaaaaattagccaggcgtggtggcgggcacttgtagtcccagcttctcgggaggctgaggcaggagaatggcgtgaatctgggaggcgaccgagcttgcagtgagcttgcagtgagcggagattgcgccacagcactccagcctgggagacagagcgagactccgtctcaaaaaaaaaaaacctggacaCCAACATTGTTGCAATGCCCCATCCCACACAACACAGTTCAATGATCAAAAAACATAGCGCAGCCACCAATCCCAGTTTTTTTCCAACTAACCATCTTGAAGAGTACATATGTTTGCTGGTATAAAAGGTACATAAGTACTAGCAAAATGCCAATCTAAGGGTTcattttacacatacatatatatacatacacgtatgtatatataagattcatgagaaaggaaaaagcagagaGATCAGACACACCAAATATATGCAAAGGATCTTGGCAATAACAAGGCAGGGGAAGCCCTGAGCTTCCTGAGTCAAGCCATTCCCTTAATTACCTGCTTCAGTGCAAAAAGATGGGTACACAGTTACATTTCCTAACAAAGAAGTTTTATCTAACGTATTTGAATGGTTTATTTCTTCAGTCATTACAGATGACCCAGCATGACAAGATACTTATTCTAGATCCAATACAGGTAATTGTGGAAATACGCTATTAGAAGAGACAAGGCTGTCACTAATTCACATTACAACCTAAAAATACCAAGGCATAGAAAATGGCCCATTTAACTGGCATCTCCCAAAGCAACTGACATCTTCTAACACACCCAccactcagaaaataaaaaaaggaagaggatgaGCAATCACTAGATAAGTGTCAACTatcttttaatttgaatttaacaTTTTTGGGTGCAATAAACTGAAGATATCATACCATAACTCTTGAAAAGCTCAGGCTGTTTGAGGGGCAATTCAATTATCTCTCTAATTGCTTTCAGCTGGCTACTTAAGCCTCCTATCATGTCATACGTTACTTTGAATTGGTTGTCTTgctcttttgaatttttatcaatCTCTGTAAAATTGACTCTTgttgttgaagaaataaaataaaaagtatcagtACTGCACTTTGCTCCTATGCTGAACTTTAGCAGTCTCTCTTCTTCGGTAAGTTGCTCATTTCCTTCTCTGGCAGATTCAAAACTACATTTAACACCTGCGACTTCCTCTAGCATAAGTCCACTGCCATCTCCAGGGCTCTGTGTAACAACCAAAACATCACTGGCTTTATTTGTAATTCTGTCATCAACTGGTTTACAAGGAGTACTTCCTGATGTTGAGATCCGGGTATCCTCCAGATCTAACTGGCTTAGCTGTAAGGATAACTCCAGGCTACTGGTTTCCATGCTGGACTGTTCAAAGGCCATTCTTTGGGCATCAGTGTCAAAGTCACTCTGAGGTCCTCCCAATGTCATGCCATCTGCCCCTTTCACTCGCAGTACTTGCAGCTTGTACGGTCGTCCATAGAATGTACAATACAGAAAGTTGCCTGGTAAAACGATCTTGCcatctagaaaataatttattaaatatacatgTTAGCATAATTTTTGTTACCAGTTTAATGTTTAAATAGCAATATATTTCATCTACTAACTGACTGAAAAGACTAAATCAAAGGCAgagtattaataaaataattgtcataAAATATTGAGGACCTAATATTCCCCTATAATATAGCACCATCTGGAGATAGAAGGAAAAGATGATTCTCTGAAATCCTCCACACTCAGTAGATCTCAGATTCTAGCAACCATATCAACAAATAGCCAGGCATTCCATATTCAGtaataaactaaatgaaaatggcACACCCAAACCAACACTCCAAGATAGCATCTCTCACTGGAAAGGGCAAGAACAGTCTCAATTCTACCACTGACTCTTTCCACAGACAAGTCATATATTCTTTCCACTGCTCAACTGCCAATTAACCAGGAAAAGTAACACATCCCTGTCTTAAAAGTATATTCATTCATTAAGGGGAATATTCTCAAAGCTATTTTGAAGAAAACTACTGTGCACTTATAAGCCCTCAAGGACACTTTATTTGCTAATGCCTTGCAGcttaaaacttaagaaaacaatttaaaatatttgtctcaCCTAGTTTTCTCAGAATGCAACCAGTCAGTTCTTCTTCATTAATTTCCATATCTTTGTCACTGTTAAAAGAATGAGAAGGGGACAGAAATCAGCATTAGGTACATCAGAAACTAAACTGGTATCAAATTACATGTATATAGTTATAATATAGACTTAATCAAAAGAATAATCCACCTGCAACCTtaaataatgtatacaattttgaAACGATGGACATTTTTCAGAAACATATAGCCATGAAAATATCATTTGGAATCTGTTGCCTTAGTGGCATAAACCAATGTTCTTCAAAACACAAGGGTAATGAAATCATTTCAGTCAGCCCCATTCAGCACTTTGTTAATACAATAAGAAATGCAGGGTACACTGAATATAGAAAGGGTAAATACTGCTTTGTAAAACATTAGCTTctaacacatacatacacatatgcacgTATATGAGCACTGTATCTATGGATGTGTATATACAAAGAATCTGatgaaaaaatccattttttattAAGAGTCAtagtcaaaaacatttttaaaatgctgaccTAAACTAATAATTCCCTTTATAAAGTTGCCTAGCTTGGAGAAAAGGCTCTTATTAATAACTTACTTCATTCTCTTAGTATAACttacaaattatttcttcaagaaaATTAATTCCTATACAGTATGTTACTTGAAGAGGCAGAAGTAGGAAAAAGGGGAGTAATAGTTACAATGGAggttttttctggagacagggcatGACCGAGGAAAAATGAGATCCCCTCCTTCCTAATGATAACTGTGTCTCCCCAGAGAGCTGCTTAAGTGCAGGAAGTGAACACACCTAAATATCATACATTTATAAAGAAATCTGCTCTTGGAGAGTTCTCAGAACAAGAgtatttttcctcctcctctgtgcATAAGCAGCCCATATCAGGAGGGGAGACAAATAGCTGTCTAGTTCTGTCAGTGACCAGTGGAGCGGGGGCAGTCTAGCTCAAGGGGAAGTGTAAGTGACTggaagctgagcatggtggctcatgcctataatcccagcactttgggaggctgcggtgggtggaccgcctgagctcaggagttcaaaaccagcctgggcaacatggcaaaaacttacctctacaaaaaatacaaaagaaaattagccagacgtggtggcatgtgcctgtgtgtccATCTGGTCAAAATAACCTTGttctccacttttattttttttttttttggagatgaggtctcactcttgtcacccaggctggagtgtggtggtatgatctcagctcactgcaacctccacctcacaggctcaagtgatcctcctacctcagcctccagagtagctgggaacacaggtgctcaccaccacagccagctaatttttaacatatacacattttatagagacagtgtttcaccatgttgccaggctggtctcgaactcctaagttcaggcgatccacccacctcagcctcccaaagtgctgggattacaggcgtgagccactgtgcctggcttccatCACTTTTATCAGTAATAATACAATATAGTCAATCCTCAATACCTGTGGACGCTGTATTTGGAAATTTACCAActcccaaaaattcatatgtacCCCAAAATCAATACTCACAAAGCATTTGTGGTCATTAGTGACACGGAAGAGCAGCAAAAAATTTGGGTTACCCAACACCCATGTTACCATATAGAATAAGGTGACTCTCCGCCCTGTTTCACCTCTCATTCAGAGATGACCGGAGAATGGAAGTGATAGGGGACACAGCAGTGTAGTGAAGAAGCTCCAGGCCTGGGGCCAGTTGGAGGGAGTTTGAATCCCAACACTGGCACCTGTAGTGGGGCAGCCTCAGGCAAGTCCCTTAACACTTCTAAATCTCctcttctcttttgtaaaataaagaaaagaaaatctaccagaatgaattattttggagttttaagattacAATCTAtgtaaaatgtatgtgtatgtatgtattatattatatatatacactacatatattacgtgtgtgtgtgttgcatgtatgtatatacacatacatacatatttcccTCTAGGAGAAATGTCTCAGTATTTGCTAACGGTGTTCAAGGCAGCTTTGATAGAACATAACTAACCAtaaataatgagaatcaactatatattcatataaaagaaagagcaagaaataGAATGGGGGGAAATTTCATGaatcaaatatatgtataaactAATGAGAAAATTGCATGTATCTCCTTAAATGCGTACATTTACTTGTGTTTATGGAACTCTAAACCAAGTTATACTTAAATTGCTTTTGTTAAACTCTGAATAGaaagtatttataaatacatgtaagaacagtaaaaatatcaaaccaattttgcttttaaaaaaataacagttgcACATAAAACAATTTCCACTAGAAGGAGCTCTAACATTACTATTAATTATAAAATCTTTCAGTTGCAACTGAAGGATTTAGGCAGACTAAAATGACTGATTTTCCCAATTGGAAATTAACTTTCTTGTCTATACTCTGCTGCCACATTTAAaacataagattttttaaaacaaaattttcaaacctgagttttcatttaaaacatatacaGTCCTCTATAATAAGCAATCATTACTCACCTAAGACTGGTGTGCACTCAAGAGGTCTGATTAGTTTGTAGGTCATCATAAATGCTAATTCCAGTCAACGAATTACTGCTACCTGTAGCACTGTTTTAAGACATAGTCTGAGGAATAATCCAGTTTAATCTGAACAGTACTATTAACTACCTCATAAAATATTAGGCAAGTTACTTCTCATTAAGCTATTTCACCTGTTTAAAAAGGGAAgggtaaatgtgtgtgtgtgtatacatacgtGCAATATATACAAAGCTTCTGTATACAGCTGGTAGTCAACATATTGTCTCCTGTCCCTTCTgccttttattattaattaaactgTTACTATAAGCTCTGAAAACATTTTCctgttataaaggaaaaaatatgccaAAACTCAAGTCTAAAATCTACAATAGtagcaaaagagaagaaaacatattaaaatcaaTCTGATAACTAGaaaatggtttgtagttctcacaTATAATGTAAACATATCCCCCAAGCTATTGCTAAGGTGACATTAAAGTATAAAAAGATGCTTTTTGTAAATGACTTTTGATAAGACTTCTATATGCAAACCGAGTCGAAATCCTATTAAATACAGAATATTCAGGAGGATGGATGATATACCTTAACTATCTTGATAGGCAGATTCAAACAATTAGCCTGTGGTGagggattattttaaaatctgatagtAACGACCGTTTGTTTTACTAAATTGAATAATCAACAAGTTAAAATATACAGTCAAGTTCTTTGCTTGCATAGTCTTAATTAAAACTTGTTTCTGTTTGACTCACAGTAATCTACTCTTTTCTTTACAACTGTAAGAAGCCCTGATTACACTGCAAGTCAAGGTGAAAAACACTGCTAAATATTCATCAATGAAAATTACTCTCACCTAAAATATCAGGGCATACTCTaatcatggaaaataaaagtCCTTAGTCTATAAATTATATAGCACTCATTCAGCTTGGGTTGTCTAATACAACACAAGTGACCACTAGCCACTCAGCACACGTAGCTATCAAATGCTTAAAATGGGGCTAGTCTCAACTGTGATGTGCTATAAGTGTAACATAtacactggattttgaagacttagtttgaaaaaaaggatgtaaaatatcttattggtaacttttttttttttgagacacagtctcactctttcacgcaggctagagtgcagtggtgcaatcccagctcactgcaacctccacctcccagacttaagcaatcctcctgtctccacctcccaaatagctgggactacaggtacacaccaccatgcctagaaattttattttttgtattttttgtagagacagggcttccccATATTGctcaggttagtcttgaactcctgagctcaagtgatccacccacttcgggctcccaaagtgctgggattacaggcataagcctccgcacccagcccttattggtaattttttataattacatgttaaaatacatttttacatatattggttaaataaaacatactatTATAATTCATTGtacctgtttctctctttttaaaatgttacaagaaaatgcaaaattacttATGTGGTTTACATTTGTGACTCTTATATTTCTACTGGGCAGCTTTGATCCAGATAGTCACCAAAGAAAAGAGCCAAACCTCAGTGCCACATCCATTTCCTCAGCCTGTAGCACAGCACCCACAAGAGGCTGGACTTGGATGGCATCACCAGGCCTCACACCCACATTCTTCTGCGCCATTTCACTCAGGCCAACCTTGCCTCCAGGAAATCCTGCCATAGGCCACGCTGTATAGACCTGCcagacagaggaaataaaaatgttagaaaataaatattcatagaatACCATCAATTTACAAGGTAGAATGCTAAGGACAGTCAAGTACTTAGATATGCAAAATACAGTCTTTACCCAAAAAGAGTTATAATCTGATACCAATTGCAGTAagataaattgcatttttttaaaaatttaaatactataaGGGctcatgaaaaataaactttttaataatattcatctttttctAAAGAGCAAGAATGATCCCACAGTGAAGACAGTAGAAGATATgaaagatatatgaaaaaaaataagggCATTAACAGGTGATAATGaggaaatgacaaaaatattaagGCAAGATAACTTGTAAAGTAATTCAGCCTGGAAATTAAACTACATCCAGGACACAGTGAGGGACACAAAACAAGAGCTTTGCCAGAACCTGGGTCTTATCAAATTTAAACGTTAAGAGAGGGAAGCGAAAATTTCTAGCTTGAGCTCACACACTTATAGTCCTCTCTTTTACAAGACACAGTAAAGGAACTTTAAAGTATAagctagaaaaatgaaaagaataagagGGGTGCCATCAGcagacaaaaaaaattcaaagtatttCCAGAGGATCCCCAGCAGATCAGAGAAGCATCAAAGGAAGCCAGGAAAGATAAGGGGCTGGTAGCAGAGGAGAAAGCCAAGCTGCCAAAAATGATCCAGGAAAGGTTCTAGGCTGAGAATCTCAGGTATAAAGAATGACAGCAAGGAGAAACAGCTGAAACCAGGGAGaacagtaaaatatttatatacagaaCAGGTGACCTTCTTaccccaaaataatatttttataaagaaatataactGACAGGAAGAAATACTGTCACTACCGCCGGAGGAAACACTtctctctacaaaacattttaggGGCTACTATGCCCAGCAGAGTCACAGACAGCAAAGGAACAGAGAGTTAATACACAcattaatgtcttttaaaatacagtttttcatttattcctgcttgtgttgaaaattaaaatcagaaacatcTCAAacacaggttgagcatcccttatccaaaatgcttaggaccagatgcattttctattttcaattttggaatatttgctttatgtttaCTGGCTAAGCATCCCaactctgaaatccaaaatgttccaatgAGCATCTCCTTTGACCACCACAGCACTCAAAAGCATTACAGAGTTTAGATTTCTGGATTTGCAATGTTCAGTCTTTATTTCTAAACTAAGGAAATGCAAAAGACTCTTACCTCTTGCTTTCCGTTCAAACTAGTAAGCAACACTGGTCGACCTATACATATATTTGCAGACTTCATAGTGTTGAGTCCAAGATGAATAAGGGAATTCTGGAATGTTTTCGGAATTCTGTCATCTactatgaaggaaaagaaaattattttttactacttCGTAACAGAAGTTAAAGCATGCTTTCTTTTgcagtaaataaaaatactctAACCATATAACCACATGAATGTACTTATCATACCCTGGAGAAACTAGTGTTCCAACTTTTGTTATAACAAACAGATTTAAAACCAAATGCTTTTGAGGGTCTACTGGTAACATATTAAGTATTAACTAAAAACAAGATGTTTTATGGGGTGAGCattggtttccttttttctgaGTCTCTAATTTCTTTAAGAACTAAATATAATTGCAAAAGAGAGTCTCTGAGCTTTAAGTTCAAAGTTGACTCAGCTACTAGTATTCAAAGGATTGAACTGGGAACTGGAACATCTATCTGGCTCTAGAGGATTAAGTTATGTTTCTACTTCTGCCCCACATTATGGTCATCGCCAGATCTTTTTCTTCTATGTTACCAAGAATAGACAAAGATAGTAACACAAGTCGTCTTCCTTATACAAACACACTGACTGAAATCACCACTAGTGATTTCAACTTTTGGCTGAAAAAGGGGGTCCAGAATTCAGTCCAGTTAACAACACCTCTGAAAATGATGTGCTGACATCTCCACTCCTTCCTAtccaccccacctccaccaaGCTCCATATTTAGCTAGGTGTCCCTCCTCTAATTCCCCCAGCACTCTGTGCTGCCAGTTAGTAGCATTTATCataatattcatttgttttagtCTTTCTCCTTAATTGTATATTGCTTTGAAGCAGGAATTGGGTCCTATTTCTCTCTGTATCTCCAATGCTTACAGTGCGTTAAATGTAGCAGTTGCACAATAAATGgccataaaatgaataaatgtagtAAATGAGtatacaatgtttttcttttcagcacAAAATCCATGAAACACTTACgtaatttaaaaatgtcacaacttcattataaaatttattgtaaaCATATATACCATAATCACAGAGATCTACCTGTTTTCCTTAAtaatcagaaaacatattttgtaataaaaaagaaattaaagcaatgAAAGCAAAACCATAAGGTACAAATATGATTTACGTTATTCTGTCACTACAAAATAACTCCCCAAcacgtttctttttcttcttacaaGAGGTGCAAATCTAGAAAAACAAAGCATCTCATAAAGCTAAGATGAACAGCACTgagtataaaatgaaattaacacaTACTGCATAATACGAGAAGCTGGACAGAAATTCAATCTTCCAATGAGCATTAGGTATCTTATATAGTTTGCTGGTCATTAACAGCAAAGCATACTGCCATTAGATGATCTCATAATATTCAGTTCCTGCCTCTTTCTTCCCAAACCTCAATGAACTACCTTTCCCTCTTGACAACTACCACACAAGTGTTCTCAGTCCTTCCCAAGACGTTAGTTT is a window encoding:
- the SPATA5 gene encoding ATPase family protein 2 homolog isoform X7, translated to MSSKKNRKRLNQSAENGSPLPSAASSCAVARAPSAGSDLAAAAGTLTVTNFLEKVDDRIPKTFQNSLIHLGLNTMKSANICIGRPVLLTSLNGKQEVYTAWPMAGFPGGKVGLSEMAQKNVGVRPGDAIQVQPLVGAVLQAEEMDVALSDKDMEINEEELTGCILRKLDGKIVLPGNFLYCTFYGRPYKLQVLRVKGADGMTLGGPQSDFDTDAQRMAFEQSSMETSSLELSLQLSQLDLEDTRISTSGSTPCKPVDDRITNKASDVLVVTQSPGDGSGLMLEEVAGVKCSFESAREGNEQLTEEERLLKFSIGAKCSTDTFYFISSTTRVNFTEIDKNSKEQDNQFKVTYDMIGGLSSQLKAIREIIELPLKQPELFKSYGIPAPRGVLLYGPPGTGKTMIARAVANEVGAYVSVINGPEIISKFYGETEAKLRQIFAEATLRHPSIIFIDELDALCPKREGAQNEVEKRVVASLLTLMDGIGSEVSEGQVLVLGATNRPHALDAALRRPGRFDKEIEIGVPNAQDRLDILQKLLRRVPHLLTEAELLQLANSAHGYVGADLKILCNEAGLCALRRILKKQPNLPDVKVAGLVKITLNDFLQAMNDIRPSAMREIAIDVPNVSWSDIGGLENIKLKLKQAVEWPLKHPESFIRMGIQPPKGILLYGPPGCSKTMIAKALANESGLNFLAIKGPELMNKYVGESERAVRETFRKARAVAPSIIFFDELDALAVERGSTLWEARILHFQD